One genomic region from Anabaena sp. PCC 7108 encodes:
- a CDS encoding NF041680 family putative transposase has translation MKRTSLEEFRQAAYQHLGKAKDATFELTDAILLTRNVYCLAELSLSPVFRRKWPSIYEALQDSRPQRQKLMQLYIKQIPTVERPLLAGDHTNWSRPDAVKLKERTYQHSGTSIAGNKPITVGQGYSTIAWIPEKEGSWALPLRHERITSSESPISKAVWQLKQVCKYLPVRPISVWDSEYGCAPFVLKTANIPADILVRLRSNLCLWGEPGAYSGKGRPKKHGDKFKLNEPTTWTEATSVLEINDPKLGLVRLRLWKDLHFRKAATSPMLIIRVERLDAQGNMRVSKPLWLAWVGEEMPPLEEVWCLYLRRFTIDHWYRFLKQRLHWTVPNFGTPKQCERWSDLMPLMTWELWLARDIVTDNPLPWQKSQGNLTPGRVAQSMGGVFAAIGTPTSAPKPRGKSSGWEPGKQRHRKNRCPIVKKTVSRPPKEPSVAV, from the coding sequence ATGAAACGTACCTCCTTAGAAGAATTCCGTCAAGCAGCCTACCAACATTTAGGCAAAGCGAAAGACGCTACCTTTGAATTGACAGATGCGATATTACTGACTCGAAATGTTTATTGCCTAGCAGAGTTGTCCTTATCACCAGTATTTAGACGCAAGTGGCCAAGCATCTATGAAGCATTACAAGATAGCAGACCACAGCGACAGAAATTGATGCAGCTATATATCAAACAGATACCAACTGTGGAGCGACCTCTATTGGCAGGAGATCATACGAACTGGTCACGACCAGATGCAGTCAAACTCAAAGAAAGAACTTATCAACATAGTGGCACATCCATCGCCGGAAATAAACCAATAACTGTAGGACAGGGATATAGCACAATAGCCTGGATACCAGAAAAAGAGGGGAGTTGGGCATTACCTTTAAGACATGAACGAATCACAAGTTCTGAAAGTCCTATTTCAAAAGCAGTTTGGCAACTCAAACAGGTATGTAAATATTTACCTGTCAGACCAATTTCTGTTTGGGATAGTGAGTATGGTTGTGCGCCTTTTGTCTTAAAAACTGCGAACATTCCCGCAGATATTCTCGTTCGGTTGCGTTCAAACTTGTGTTTATGGGGTGAACCAGGAGCTTATTCTGGGAAGGGGCGACCCAAGAAGCATGGTGATAAATTTAAACTCAATGAACCAACAACATGGACTGAGGCGACATCTGTATTAGAAATAAATGACCCAAAATTAGGACTTGTGCGTCTGAGACTGTGGAAAGATTTACATTTCCGTAAAGCTGCCACAAGCCCAATGTTAATTATCAGAGTTGAACGTCTGGACGCGCAAGGTAACATGAGAGTGTCTAAACCTTTGTGGTTGGCTTGGGTAGGAGAAGAAATGCCACCCCTAGAGGAAGTTTGGTGTCTTTACTTGCGTCGCTTTACCATTGACCATTGGTATCGCTTTTTAAAGCAACGTTTACATTGGACAGTTCCAAACTTTGGTACACCTAAGCAATGTGAAAGGTGGAGTGACCTGATGCCGTTGATGACTTGGGAATTGTGGTTAGCTCGTGATATTGTTACCGATAATCCTCTCCCTTGGCAAAAATCTCAGGGTAATTTGACCCCTGGAAGGGTTGCTCAATCTATGGGTGGAGTTTTTGCGGCCATTGGTACTCCCACTTCTGCACCCAAACCTCGCGGAAAGTCTTCTGGTTGGGAACCAGGAAAACAGCGTCACCGTAAAAACCGCTGCCCCATTGTTAAAAAAACAGTATCACGACCACCTAAAGAACCTTCTGTTGCTGTTTAA
- a CDS encoding sensor histidine kinase has product MILLLASAKRGTVFNQTPFFLEHDRFSLNSSSMRFGTKRVQAIVKSLRNFSRLDEAEIKAVNIHEGIDSTLMILAHRLHGKHCNYPEITVIKKYGKLPNVTCCPSKLNQVFMNLLTNAIDAIEDLVFRNHCSILSSKITQQKSSQFSEPIICITTEVIDDDWVEIIIADNGSGIEEALQNKIFNPFFTTKPVGKGTGLGLSISYQIVVEEHGGYLSYNSIPMKETKFVMKIPINKR; this is encoded by the coding sequence GTGATTCTTCTCTTAGCTTCCGCCAAAAGGGGGACTGTATTCAATCAGACTCCCTTTTTTCTTGAACATGACCGATTTAGTCTAAACTCCAGTTCTATGAGATTCGGAACAAAACGCGTTCAGGCAATTGTTAAATCGCTGCGTAACTTTTCTAGGCTTGATGAAGCTGAAATTAAGGCAGTTAATATACATGAAGGAATTGACAGCACTTTAATGATTTTGGCACACAGATTGCACGGTAAACATTGTAACTATCCAGAAATTACAGTCATCAAAAAATACGGTAAATTACCAAATGTAACTTGCTGTCCTTCTAAACTAAACCAGGTATTTATGAATCTTCTAACTAATGCAATTGATGCAATAGAAGATTTAGTTTTTAGGAATCATTGTTCAATTTTAAGCTCAAAAATAACCCAACAAAAAAGTAGTCAATTCAGCGAGCCAATAATTTGTATTACTACCGAAGTGATAGATGATGATTGGGTGGAAATAATTATTGCAGATAATGGTTCAGGAATCGAGGAAGCATTACAAAATAAGATATTTAATCCTTTTTTTACAACAAAACCTGTGGGTAAAGGTACTGGTCTTGGTTTATCTATTAGTTATCAAATTGTAGTAGAAGAACATGGGGGATACCTGAGCTATAATTCTATACCCATGAAAGAAACTAAATTTGTGATGAAGATTCCCATCAATAAGAGATAA
- the rpmI gene encoding 50S ribosomal protein L35 translates to MPKLKTRKAAAKRFRATGTGKIVRRKAFKSHLLEHKSSNKKRGLRQSALVHERDEDNVRLMLPYL, encoded by the coding sequence ATGCCTAAACTCAAGACTCGTAAAGCAGCAGCCAAGCGATTTCGTGCTACCGGCACCGGTAAAATCGTCCGTCGCAAAGCTTTCAAAAGCCACCTTCTTGAACACAAGTCTTCTAACAAAAAGCGCGGTTTGCGCCAGTCTGCACTTGTACATGAGCGCGACGAAGACAATGTGCGCTTGATGCTTCCTTATTTGTAA
- the rplT gene encoding 50S ribosomal protein L20, translated as MTRVKRGNVARKRRNKILKLAKGFRGSHSTLFRTANQQVMKALRSAYRDRKNKKRDFRRLWITRINAASRQHGLSYSQLIGNLKKANVELNRKMLAQLAVLDPTSFAKVAELANSVKG; from the coding sequence ATGACCCGGGTAAAACGCGGTAATGTAGCTCGTAAACGCCGCAATAAAATTCTCAAACTAGCTAAAGGTTTTCGTGGTTCTCACTCAACTTTGTTTAGAACCGCTAACCAACAGGTAATGAAGGCACTTCGCAGTGCTTACCGCGATCGCAAAAATAAAAAGCGCGATTTTCGTCGTCTGTGGATCACTCGTATTAACGCGGCTTCCAGACAACATGGCTTAAGCTACAGCCAGTTAATCGGTAATCTGAAAAAAGCCAATGTGGAACTAAATCGCAAAATGTTGGCACAATTGGCAGTTCTTGATCCCACAAGTTTCGCTAAAGTTGCTGAACTGGCAAACTCAGTTAAAGGATAA
- a CDS encoding transporter substrate-binding domain-containing protein: MNNGCNIWSKINQLHLVLSATLFLVLCLCFGGKELTASAAPLSEIERRGYVNIAVKDNLRPLGFRDSKGNLQGLEIDLAQRLGSDLLGKIDAVKLQPVANSDRLSVVLENKVDLTIARVTATESRSRIVSFSVPYYFDGAAIVTKNTAINQLKDLEKRKIAVLNNSSTIDYVKYFIPKAELIGVNSYIQGREQIESNSADAFAADTSVLSGWVQEDSQYRLLPTKLSAEPLSVVTPKGLQYDELRRKVNEAIARYTVTGWLKERIQYWGLS, from the coding sequence ATGAATAACGGATGTAACATATGGTCAAAAATTAATCAGTTACATCTGGTATTATCCGCTACCTTGTTTCTGGTTTTATGCCTGTGCTTTGGGGGGAAAGAATTGACTGCATCTGCCGCCCCACTGTCAGAAATTGAGCGCCGAGGCTATGTAAATATTGCTGTTAAAGATAACTTGCGTCCGTTGGGATTTAGGGATAGTAAAGGCAATTTACAAGGCTTAGAAATTGATTTAGCCCAGCGTTTAGGAAGTGATTTGTTAGGTAAAATCGATGCGGTGAAGTTGCAACCGGTGGCTAATAGCGATCGCTTGTCTGTAGTCTTAGAAAATAAAGTTGATCTCACCATTGCCAGAGTCACAGCCACTGAATCCCGCTCCCGCATAGTCAGCTTCAGTGTTCCTTACTATTTTGATGGTGCGGCAATAGTCACAAAAAATACGGCAATTAATCAGCTAAAAGATTTAGAAAAACGTAAAATAGCTGTACTCAACAACTCCAGCACGATTGATTATGTAAAATATTTTATCCCGAAGGCTGAATTAATAGGCGTAAACTCTTACATTCAAGGACGAGAGCAAATAGAAAGTAACAGTGCTGATGCTTTTGCTGCTGATACCAGCGTTCTGAGTGGTTGGGTACAAGAAGATTCCCAATATCGGCTACTACCAACCAAGCTATCGGCCGAGCCTTTGTCGGTGGTTACACCCAAGGGATTGCAGTACGATGAGTTAAGAAGAAAGGTGAATGAAGCGATCGCTCGTTATACAGTAACAGGTTGGCTCAAAGAACGCATCCAGTATTGGGGATTATCATAG
- a CDS encoding tetratricopeptide repeat protein: MDNNLVLVYLSIFVGLLAFAGVSVFRQIFKTRKLESSLSKLKTKLSKEKGTAQEYYELASIYSEKKVFTQAIPLFQKALKAAEEEGEESIAPVYNGLGYVYFAQEQYDLAIRQYKEAIKLKPDYLSALNNLGHAYEKKKLNAQALEMYEETLKFSPNNAIAKRRAESLRRLVSA, from the coding sequence ATGGATAACAATCTAGTCCTTGTTTATCTCTCAATTTTCGTCGGGTTGCTCGCATTTGCAGGTGTGAGTGTTTTTCGCCAGATTTTCAAAACTCGCAAACTAGAAAGTTCTCTTTCTAAGTTGAAAACCAAGTTAAGTAAAGAGAAGGGTACAGCCCAAGAATATTACGAATTAGCCAGTATTTATTCTGAAAAAAAAGTTTTTACCCAAGCAATACCACTTTTTCAAAAAGCTTTAAAAGCGGCTGAGGAAGAGGGAGAAGAGAGTATTGCCCCAGTTTACAATGGCTTGGGTTATGTTTACTTTGCCCAAGAACAATATGACTTAGCAATTCGTCAATATAAAGAAGCCATTAAATTGAAACCAGATTATTTATCAGCCCTAAATAATCTTGGACACGCCTACGAGAAGAAAAAACTCAATGCTCAAGCATTAGAAATGTATGAAGAAACACTAAAATTTTCTCCCAACAATGCTATTGCTAAACGCCGTGCAGAATCTTTACGCCGCTTAGTTTCAGCTTAA
- a CDS encoding primary-amine oxidase, whose amino-acid sequence MIKRLNHFFKVVITIFLFLTISLGFPDTTFAQESVISHPLNPLTEVEINAAVDILKQKKSLSETAFFPMITLQEPDKKEVLNFTPGKPFQRQVFLVVYERELNKTFEAVINLTTNSLTSWQEKTGVQPAILPPDYELVREIVTSDIRWQKAMNRRGIKDFDQVQISCWSSGILTKEETKAGNRLCRVLSYYRGKSWNYYARPIEGLLVTVNLNKEEIASFVDNGVVPISQENWDYDIKSFSKLLSPPKPLKIIQSDGHTFQIQGNEITWQGWKFRYLMHPREGLVLYQASYNDGEKNRPVLYRASLSEMAVPYGDTNPNWSFRNAFDVGEYNIGLLANQMELGQEIPENGILLDTVFANGEGEAYTMPGVIGIYEQDNGVLWKHFDYSTQKNYVRRSRELVMKMTTAVDNYDYSINWIFHQDGTLEVQNELTGIVLAQGTAARKQENNHFGRLIAKNIFGVNHQHFFNYRLDLDVDGQANSVMEMNVQSLPISDKNPLGNAITVEDTFLTKEKTAVRDLDIKHSREWMIASADKQNNLGVAPAYMLMPGGNTIMYAVEGAKIREKAAFATHHFWVTKYKPSEMYAGGDYPNQTKMGEGLPKYIADNESLQNEDIVVWYTMGMTHVPRPEDWPVMPRHQVGFKLMPRGFFSRNPAINLGE is encoded by the coding sequence ATGATTAAGAGGCTGAATCATTTTTTTAAGGTAGTTATTACCATTTTTCTTTTTTTGACAATCTCCCTGGGATTTCCTGATACTACATTTGCTCAGGAATCAGTTATTTCTCATCCTCTAAATCCATTAACTGAAGTAGAAATCAACGCAGCTGTAGACATACTCAAACAGAAAAAATCATTGAGTGAAACAGCATTTTTCCCAATGATTACATTGCAAGAACCTGATAAAAAAGAAGTCTTGAATTTTACACCTGGCAAACCGTTTCAACGCCAGGTTTTTTTGGTAGTTTATGAGCGTGAACTCAATAAAACCTTTGAAGCAGTAATTAATCTCACCACAAACAGCTTAACATCCTGGCAAGAAAAAACGGGTGTTCAGCCTGCAATTCTTCCTCCAGATTATGAACTAGTTAGAGAAATAGTTACCTCTGATATCCGCTGGCAAAAAGCTATGAACAGGAGAGGAATTAAAGATTTTGACCAAGTCCAAATCAGTTGTTGGTCATCAGGAATACTCACCAAAGAAGAAACAAAAGCAGGTAATCGTCTTTGTCGAGTATTATCTTATTATCGAGGTAAATCATGGAATTATTACGCCCGTCCCATTGAAGGGCTTTTAGTTACCGTCAATTTAAATAAAGAAGAAATTGCTAGTTTTGTGGATAACGGTGTAGTTCCTATTTCCCAAGAAAACTGGGATTATGACATTAAGTCATTTAGCAAATTACTTTCACCACCTAAACCATTAAAAATTATCCAATCTGATGGTCATACTTTCCAAATTCAAGGCAATGAAATTACTTGGCAAGGTTGGAAATTTCGTTATTTAATGCATCCCCGTGAAGGCTTGGTTTTGTACCAGGCCAGTTATAACGATGGTGAAAAAAATCGTCCTGTATTGTATCGTGCCAGTTTATCAGAAATGGCAGTACCTTATGGTGATACAAATCCTAATTGGTCATTTCGTAATGCCTTTGATGTTGGTGAATACAACATTGGTTTATTAGCGAATCAAATGGAATTAGGTCAAGAAATTCCCGAAAATGGGATTTTACTTGATACGGTGTTTGCTAATGGTGAAGGAGAAGCTTACACCATGCCAGGAGTAATTGGTATTTACGAACAAGATAACGGTGTATTGTGGAAACATTTTGATTACAGTACCCAGAAAAATTATGTGCGTCGCAGTCGTGAATTAGTCATGAAAATGACGACAGCAGTTGATAATTATGATTACAGCATCAATTGGATATTCCACCAAGACGGTACTTTAGAAGTACAAAATGAGTTAACAGGGATTGTATTAGCACAGGGAACAGCAGCAAGAAAACAGGAAAATAATCACTTTGGGCGATTGATTGCTAAGAATATTTTTGGAGTCAATCATCAGCATTTCTTTAATTATCGTCTAGATTTAGATGTTGACGGACAGGCTAATTCTGTGATGGAAATGAATGTTCAATCTTTGCCAATCAGTGATAAAAATCCTTTAGGAAATGCCATTACTGTAGAAGACACTTTCTTAACAAAAGAAAAAACTGCTGTTCGTGATTTAGATATCAAACATAGTCGAGAATGGATGATTGCTAGTGCAGATAAACAGAATAATTTAGGTGTTGCTCCTGCATATATGTTGATGCCGGGAGGAAATACAATTATGTATGCTGTAGAAGGTGCAAAGATCCGAGAAAAAGCTGCTTTTGCAACTCATCATTTTTGGGTGACAAAATATAAACCCAGTGAAATGTATGCAGGTGGAGATTATCCCAATCAAACAAAAATGGGAGAAGGTTTACCAAAATATATTGCTGATAATGAGTCTTTGCAAAATGAAGATATTGTTGTTTGGTACACAATGGGAATGACTCATGTTCCCCGTCCAGAAGATTGGCCTGTAATGCCACGACACCAAGTTGGGTTTAAGTTGATGCCGAGGGGGTTTTTTAGTAGGAATCCGGCGATTAATTTGGGTGAGTAA
- a CDS encoding DUF4351 domain-containing protein: protein MTENIDHDRLFKELISTFFLEFIELFFPEILKYLDTNSIILLDKEIFTDVTAGDKYETDLIAKVQFIGKPSYFLIHIEAESGSRAKFNQRMFRYFARLDEKFDLPIYPIVIFSYDSPKTIAVNNYQINFPDFEVLKFSYRVIQLNQLNWRDFLNRQNPVASALMSKMNILAADRPKVKAECLRLLVTLKLNPAKMQLISGFIDSYLRLNQIEEEKFQTELGSLIKEEKEEVMEIVTSWMEQGIERGIEREKDLIMRQINRKLGKIEPELETQIRSLDLEIIELLAEEIFDLSTVEDLQNWLDKI, encoded by the coding sequence ATGACTGAAAACATAGACCATGACCGATTATTTAAAGAATTAATCTCCACATTTTTTCTAGAATTTATAGAACTCTTTTTTCCCGAAATTCTCAAATATCTAGATACCAACTCCATCATTTTATTAGACAAAGAAATATTTACCGATGTTACCGCAGGAGATAAATATGAAACAGATTTAATAGCTAAAGTGCAATTTATCGGCAAACCTTCCTACTTTCTCATTCACATTGAAGCCGAATCAGGTTCACGTGCGAAATTCAATCAACGAATGTTCCGATATTTTGCCAGATTAGATGAAAAATTCGACTTGCCAATTTATCCTATCGTTATATTTTCTTATGACTCACCAAAAACTATAGCAGTCAATAACTATCAAATCAACTTTCCTGACTTTGAAGTGCTAAAATTTAGTTATCGAGTTATCCAACTCAATCAATTAAATTGGCGAGATTTTTTAAATCGTCAAAACCCAGTTGCATCTGCTTTAATGTCAAAGATGAACATATTAGCAGCAGATCGACCAAAAGTAAAAGCAGAATGTTTAAGGTTGTTAGTCACTTTAAAATTAAATCCTGCTAAAATGCAGCTAATATCAGGGTTTATTGATAGTTATTTAAGACTGAATCAAATAGAAGAAGAGAAATTCCAAACAGAATTAGGTTCACTAATAAAAGAAGAAAAAGAGGAAGTTATGGAAATAGTAACTAGCTGGATGGAACAAGGTATTGAAAGAGGTATTGAACGAGAAAAAGACTTAATTATGCGTCAAATTAATCGTAAATTAGGCAAAATTGAACCTGAATTAGAAACACAAATTAGAAGCTTAGACCTAGAAATAATTGAACTTTTAGCAGAAGAAATATTTGATTTATCTACAGTAGAAGATTTGCAAAATTGGTTAGATAAAATATAA